A single region of the Lates calcarifer isolate ASB-BC8 linkage group LG3, TLL_Latcal_v3, whole genome shotgun sequence genome encodes:
- the LOC108879446 gene encoding LOW QUALITY PROTEIN: E3 ubiquitin-protein ligase TRIM39 (The sequence of the model RefSeq protein was modified relative to this genomic sequence to represent the inferred CDS: deleted 1 base in 1 codon), with protein MCKTSVHMAAAICLLTEDQFLCPICLDVFTDPVTTPCGHNFCKNCINQHWENDVQHKCPMCKKIFYTRPELQVNIFISEMAAQFRQSAKKKDNSRSEQQCARTEVPCDICAETKLKAVKSCLVCLASYCETHLEPHLTAMALKRHQLIDPVKNLEARICKKHNKPLELFCKNDQMCVCILCAVLDHKPHTVVPLKDECEGKKAELGEKEANIEEMIQMRQKKIQDIKHSVELSDEDAHREKAAGLQVYNILRQLLERGLSEITESVEEKQRKTQEQAKGFITELEQELFALMKRSDELKQLSHSEDDLDFLQTFPLLTTLLPTKDWTNVSIPLPIYEGSVRKAMETGFEQLEKTEALRKEKRKLSEAELRKVQQYAVNVTLNPDTANRYLVLSNDEKQVRCVDLRNHLPDNTERFSYWGNVLGRHGYSSGRFYYEVQVTGKTEWYLGVARKSVDRKASSPMSPQNGYWKVHLKDNEYKASDDPPVSLSLKSKPKKVGVFVDYEEGLVSFYDTDAIDLIYSFTGCSFTERLYPFLNPCIYDGGKNSAPLIITSVTSTK; from the exons ATGTGCAAGACGAG TGTACATATGGCTGCTGCTATTTGTCTGCTGACTGAAGATCAGTTTTTGTGTCCCATCTGTCTGGATGTGTTCACTGATCCAGTTACCACACCATGTGGACACAACTTCTGCAAAAACTGCATCAATCAGCACTGGGAAAATGATGTCCAGCACAAGTGTCCCATGTGTAAGAAGATTTTCTACACAAGACCTGAGCTGCAAGTCAATATTTTCATCTCTGAGATGGCTGCTCAGTTCAGACAATCAGCtaaaaagaaagacaacagCAGATCAGAGCAACAGTGTGCCAGAACAGAAGTTCCCTGTGACATCTGTGCTGAAACCAAACTCAAGGCTGTAAAGTCCTGTCTGGTGTGCCTGGCTTCCTACTGTGAGACGCACCTAGAGCCTCATCTGACAGCAATGGCCCTAAAACGTCATCAGCTGATCGACCCCGTTAAGAACCTGGAAGCCCGGATCTGTAAGAAACACAATAAACCTCTGGAGCTGTTCTGCAAGAACGACcagatgtgtgtctgcattCTCTGTGCAGTTTTAGACCATAAGCCACACACTGTTGTTCCTCTGAAAGACGAATGTGAAGGAAAGAAGGCAGAGCTGGGGGAGAAAGAGGCTAACATTGAGGAGATGATTCAGATGAGACAAAAGAAGATTCAGGATATCAAACATTCAGTGGAGCTGAGCGATGAAGacgcacacagagagaaagcagctgGTCTTCAGGTCTACAACATTTTGAGGCAGCTTCTGGAAAGAGGCCTGAGTGAGATCACTGAGTCAGTtgaggagaagcagagaaaaaccCAAGAACAGGCCAAAGGTTTCATCACAGAGCTGGAACAGGAGCTCTTTGCGCTGATGAAGAGAAGTGATGAACTGAAGCAGCTCTCGCACTCTGAAGATGACCTAGACTTCCTCCAAACCTTTCCACTCCTGACTACGTTGTTACCCACCAAGGACTGGACAAATGTCAGCATACCTCTACCAATATATGAAGGGAGTGTCAGGAAAGCTATGGAGACTGGTTTTGAACAATTGGAGAAGACTGAGGCCCTCAGGAAAGAGAAACGTAAGTTGTCTGAGGCTGAACTGAGGAAGGTTCAGCAGTATGCCGTGAATGTGACTCTCAAT CCTGACACAGCAAATCGTTACCTTGTCCTGTCTaatgatgaaaaacaagttAGGTGTGTGGATTTACGGAACCATCTCCCAGACAATACAGAGAGATTTTCTTATTGGGGTAATGTCTTAGGAAGGCATGGTTACTCTTCGGGGAGATTTTATTATGAGGTTCAGGTGACAGGGAAGACTGAGTGGTATTTAGGTGTGGCCAGAAAGTCAGTGGACAGGAAGGCAAGCAGCCCAATGAGTCCTCAGAATGGTTACTGGAAGGTGCATTTGAAGGATAATGAGTACAAGGCTTCTGATGaccctccagtctctctctctcttaagtCAAAGCCAAAGAAGGTGGGGGTGTTTGTGGATTACGAGGAGGGTCTGGTTTCCTTTTATGACACCGATGCCATTGATCTTATCTACTCCTTCACTGGCTGCTCCTTCACTGAGAGACTCTACCCATTCTTAAATCCCTGCATTTATGATGGTGGTAAAAACTCTGCTCCCCTGATCATTACTTCTGTTACGTCCACCAAGTAG